Proteins found in one Miscanthus floridulus cultivar M001 chromosome 4, ASM1932011v1, whole genome shotgun sequence genomic segment:
- the LOC136551841 gene encoding E3 ubiquitin-protein ligase AIP2-like, with translation MSATATDETAVEARLQALRQRLGKKQHFEEAVNELAAAVRDRYAGASPTLRKSMYSTVCRVATVLQTRYTAPGFWHAGLNLFMGTEKLVSNPAEKEHLKTCISRAREHLDEKENEDSMPSNREADTRFLFEGHLTLGQEPPPPAWLVAQNLTRELSILTESSGDQDGNSNGTVPRAEEITPAIMNLLETISGDRDLETALEESLQGIIEHPPRAPPASKEVVANLPVITVTKEVIARLGSETECAVCRENLVVDDKMQELPCKHLFHPPCLKPWLDENNSCPICRHELRTDDHVYESRKEREREEEEDRRGAANAVRGGEFMYI, from the exons ATGTCGGCGACCGCTACGGACGAGACCGCGGTGGAGGCGCGCCTCCAGGCGCTGCGGCAGAGGCTCGGGAAGAAGCAGCACTTCGAGGAGGCCGTGAACGAACTCGCCGCCGCCGTACGGGACCGCTACGCCGGCGCCTCACCCACCCTCCGCAAATCG ATGTATTCAACGGTTTGCCGTGTTGCTACAGTGCTTCAAACCAGATATACAGCTCCGGGATTCTGGCATGCTGGTCTGAACCTCTTCATGGGAACAGAGAAGCTGGTAAGTAATCCTGCTGAAAAGGAGCACCTGAAGACCTGCATTTCAAGGGCCCGTGAGCATCTTGATGAAAAAGAAAATGAGGATTCCATGCCAAGCAACAGAGAAGCAG ACACCAGATTTCTTTTTGAAGGGCACCTTACTCTGGGACAGGAACCTCCACCTCCAGCATGGCTTGTTGCCCAGAATTTAACGCGGGAATTGAGCATACTAACTGAATCCTCTGGAGATCAAGATGGGAACAGCAATGGAACGGTGCCTAGAGCCGAGGAGATTACACCTGCTATAATGAACCTCCTAGAAACCATATCAGGCGACAGGGATCTAGAAACTGCTTTGGAAGAATCACTGCAG GGAATCATTGAGCATCCACCAAGAGCACCCCCAGCTTCAAAGGAAGTTGTTGCCAATCTACCTGTCATTACTGTTACCAAGGAAGTCATTGCTAGATTGGGTAGTGAGACGGAGTGTGCTGTCTGCCGCGAAAACTTGGTTGTGGATGACAAGATGCAGGAGCTTCCTTGCAAGCATCTCTTCCATCCTCCTTGTCTAAAGCCATGGCTG GACGAGAACAACTCCTGCCCTATCTGCCGGCATGAGCTAAGGACGGATGACCATGTGTACGAGAGCAGGAAGGAGCGtgaaagggaggaggaagaagatagaaggGGTGCGGCAAATGCTGTCAGGGGTGGGGAATTCATGTATATCTGA